AGCTGTGAAAGCGAAATTAGATTTCGATGCTTAAATCAAAAGTTATAGCCTTTTAACCTTTTTGGACCTTCAAATAAATACATGTGGAACAAGATTCCTTATTTGATGGGCTGCGTCGGGCGCGCCAGCAGCTCTTTCCATATTTGAAAGAGCGCTCGATCCCATTAATGAGCGCTCGTACGCCTGGTAGCCACGTCCGTAGTTAATTGCTAACTCGAGTTACTCAACAACAAAGATAGACAAACCATTGGGAGATCGAACTTGTAGGGAAAGGAAGCCCCGGGTCCCCCGCGTCGCTCGTGCTGGGCGACTCGGGGGAAAACCCAGCCGCCGCCGGCTCGCCCCCCACCTCCCGCCCATCCCCGCGTCGCCGTCGCCGGAGGGCCGGCCGAAACAGCCGTGCCGGGCCCTgggatggcggcggcggggcctttCTCCACCAACCCTCTCCTTCCACCCCCACCCACCACCCCCGGATCTGGtgcctgcggcggcggcggcctccacGGCGATGCGGGCGTCCCCTCCCCTGACGGCTCCGGCTTGCTGGCCGCGCTGGTGCCCACCCCCACCCCGCGGGTTGCGACTTCCTGCGGCTGCTCCGTCCGGCCCCGGATCCGATGAGGGGATCCACTCCGGCTGGCTGTGGTGCTCTCCGGACGGCCCCGTGGTGGCGGGCGCACTTTGCCAACTGTGTACCCCCTCCTTCGACCCCCCTCCCTTCGAGCTCCTGGCCGGCCTCCTCGTGAGGCAGTCTTGGAGGCGGCTGGCTGCGCCGACGGTGCCGGTTTTTTGCTGCGCTTCGTCCGGATTTTGGCTGTGCGCGAGTCCCCCTCGTCTTCCACCCGGCAGGAGCGGCTTCAGCCCGGTGGCCATGGACCTGCGACTCCTCCTGTGCTCCTGGCAACCGGCGCGGCTTCGGACCCGGCGTGCCCTAGGAGCTGCGCTTTTCGGCCCCCTTGGCTCGCTGGCTCCTCGGCGTCTCCGCTTCACCACCACCCTGTCGGTACCTGGTTGGCCGTCCATCCCGGCGCATCTTCGCCTCCGGTTTGCTTCCGGAGCTGCGTCCCCTTCCGGCTCCTTTGGCACGCTGGTGTCCATGCTGCTTCGGTCCCGGCGGCCTGTATCTACGCTCCCTTCCAGATCATGGCTCGTCCGGGGCTCCGGCCACCGTCGCATCCCCGCCACCTTTCACTCCGCTCAGCCTCGCAGCCTTGTCCTCCTCCGAAGCTCGCGCGTCCAGCGGCGCCCGGTGCCTCCTTCGGCGTCGGGCGCGGCTCCCCTTCCTGCGGTCGCTGCTCTGGCGTACGCCCGCCTGCCTCATTTCCGATCTGTGCTCCGACAGCTTGGGATTGCTCAGAATTTGGCCAGGGCGAAATCCCTGCAGGTTATGCTGGCAGCAACGACATCCGTGGATGTCATGcccttcttgaaggcgctgcCATGGCCATCTTCTGTGCCCCTCTTCGAGCttcaggggaaaccctaggtccgTTTTTTCGGACCGGACGGCGACGATGTCTCGATGTCGTTCTCCTTCGTGAAGGCATTATCTTGTTTTGCTCGGGGCGTTCTCGGCTTGGCCCACCCGAAGCAGACAACACCACCGACCAAACCCTACAAATCTTCCCACCACCGCCGCCACTCGgtcacacacacagacacacctCGCTCCTCGCTCGCCTCTCCACCGAAGCCCTAGCCAGGCTCCTGGTGCTCTCCTCCCGCCGTCGCCAGCCATGGACGCGGAGCAGCTCCTAACGTACATCTACACCTGCCTCCCGGAGCCGCCAGTCTCCGACACCGCTCGCCTCGCCGCCCGCCGTGCCGCCCCCTACCACGACGTCGACCGCATCAGCGGCCTCTCCGACGCGCTCCTCCACGACATCGTCTCCCGCCTCCCCTTCAAGGACGCCGCGCGCACCGCCGTGCTCGCCACGCGCTGGCGCCGGGTCTGGCTCTCGGCGCCGCTCGTGGTCGTCGACAACCACCTCCTCGACCACTGGCCCCCGACCCGCGCCGACGCGCCCGCTGTGACCGCCGCGGTGTCGCGCGCCCTCGCCGCGCACCCCGGGCCCTTCCGCTGCGTCCACCTCGTCTCCAGCCACATGGACGGGTACCCGGCCCAGCTCAAGCGCTGGCTCCGTCTCCTCGCCGCCAAGGGAGTCCAGGAGCTCGTCCTCGTCAACCGCCCCTGCCCGCGCCAGGTGCCTCTCCCCGGCACGCTCTTCCGCATCGGCACCCTCACCCGCCTCTACGTCGGCGTCTGGAAGTTCCCGGACGTGGCCTGCCTCGGCGACGCCTCCTTCCCCAACCTCcgcgagctcggcatcttcagcGTAGCCATGGAGAAAGGGGACATCAAAGCCGTAGTCGCCAGGAGCCCCGTTCTGGAGATCCTCAACATTCAAGGGAGCGTGAAGGGGTTGGGTCTCCACCTCATCAGCCAGAGCCTCCGATGCGTGCAGATCTGCGATTCCGTGATGGAGAACATCGTCGTGGTGGACACCCCGCGTCTCGAGCGGCTCATCCTGTACAAGGTCCGGGGATCTCTCAACCCTGCCAGTGTCCTGCGGACCGGGATCAAGATTGGCAATGCCCCCAAGCTGGAAATGTTGGGGTACCTGGAGCCAGGAAAGTACGTGCTTCAGGCCGGAGACACCATCATCATGGTACATGAGCATCACCTACGTACCTAAATTTTCCCATTTGTTCTATGCTAGCTAAGGCTGTAATTCAGTGTCTGATCTTTCTTTGTTGAATTGGGTGCATTCCATTCTAGCCTGGAATGAAGCCAAGCGCAAGCACTATGTTTACGAGTGTGACTATCCTGAGCCTGAATGTCCGTTTTGGAGTCCACGATGATGCCAATATGGTGGCCACCTTCCTAAAGTGCTTTCCCAATGCATCAAGTCTGCATATCAGGGTACTGATCTTCATCACCACCTACTAGCATTATACATCTTTACGCTTTTGTTGCTGATACATTGCATAGTCCATAAGTAATTGAACTGTTTAATGGTTTAACCAATTTGCAGTGTGAACAATGTGATGAATCCACTGGGAAGTTCGAACCTAAGTTCTGGGAGGAGGTTGGTCCCATCGTGAGTGTCATGTTGCGCATAGGGGTGATGACTATCCGTGAATTCAGAGGGGAGGAAGGCGAGATGGCTTTTCTCAAGTACTTCTTCACGAACGCGAGGGCGCTGAAGTATGCGGCGATGATCTTCCCCAAtccaagcttctcttcaatttcAAAGAACTATGCATGCTCCAAAGCAAACTATCTGACTTCTCTGAACTGGGCCACTCAAGGCTGCGGATTCATGGTGTATGGGAGTTCAGATCCTGAAGGAGGCAGACCATGGTGCTTCAAAACCGGAGCAGAATTTTCGCGTGACCCTTTCTCATGGTGAAGTCAAAGCTCCAACATATCTCATCGTCCAAAGCTTAATGTTATGTGGGAGGGAGTGCTTAGTGTTAATTGTTTGCAACATGGTACAAGGTATCGTTTTGCTTCGTGTTTATGATCAGCTTGAAGTGTTCAGGTTAGTATAGTTAGTAGTGCTGCCGGTGTACTACTGTTGATGAGAAATCAGTACTCTCTCTATGCATGTGCTTTGTTTAAGTAGATGAATGTTGCTTTAGCATCTGATGGGTTTATCTTGGTGGTGATGGTTGCCTGACAGGCCTGTTGCCTGATAAGCCATGTAAGTGATGAATGGTGCAAACTAACCCCGTTGCCTGATATGTTGGTGAAGGTTGCCTGATAATCTCGTTGGCTTGCGCACTGGCAACGAACTATTGCATGCATGTGGTTGTCTACtggttagagcatctccagtcgttggAGCCCCCAAAAACACCATCGAACCAAAAAAGTTGATGTCTTGAAGGGCCAAATGCTTCATCCGGTTAAATAGAAGTGTATGGGGAAGGCATCTTCCCAGCCACACCCCACCTCAACCAAAAGTTTGTGAGGGAAATGATTAAATGGGCCAAGAAAAAGGACATATGGGGAGACACGATTCGCCGAAACTTCTGCCGGCGCCCCCAAGAGCCCCCCAACGCGCTGGATTTCGCCTGGGTTTGCCGGCGGGCGTTGGGGCGTGGCTGGGCCGTTTTTCGGCAAAAAGCGCCGTCCGATCCTAAAACCGAGCCTAAAAAGATGTCCCGAGGGGCGTCCTGGGGGCGGGTGGAAATGCTCTTAATAGCAGTGTTACTATCGTGCAGATCGATGCACGCGCGTCTTGGTTATGTTTGTTGGCTCTGCTCCCCTTCCGATCGCATGTGTGCGGGGTATGCCAATAGATGATCTCCATGCATATGTACGCCAAAAAGTTGTTTTTATTTTCATGCCCATGGTGACATTTTTTATAAAGGTGGGTTTATTGACTCAAAATGAGTGTACATCCAGCCTCTGCATAGATAATGAACAGTGCTACGTGGATGCCCAAATTCGGACTATTGGTGCACCACGATTAAATCCAGCCATGGAATATCATCCTCTTCCCCAACAATACAATGGCCACTGGATTGCGGTTCGTCCATAGATCGTTCACACTTTGTAGTGTGTGGAGCAGTTTTGATAGATAAGATGCACACAACCAATACCAATGTACACACACATAAATACACCGTCGAAAGCAAAGTCATATAATACCAAAGCTATGCCTATGCGAGTAAAAGGGAAAAATACGAAGCAATCAAAATAGCCTACGACAACGATCACATCTACACCAACCATCTTTTTACAACACATGTATAACAGGAAGGTAACAACGCTCGAGCGCCACCATTATCGGATCCAATCACCAAATGCCAAAAATTCTAGGTTTTCACCCCGAAGAACAAGTCCGAGCATATCTGAGCGATGCATTAACAAGGCAAGGACGCAAAAATATCGACAATGGCAGTTAAAACCAACTAGGTTCATACCGGGTTTTCACCATAGAGCTTCAAATTGGGTACTCGAGAAGCATCGCTAAATCTAAGTCAATCATGTCATATCCCCGCCACTTTATGTGATCCCAACAGCTACATGTGTTGGACTAGAAATCACAACACTATCATTGCACAAGCATATCCTCTGCGGCAAGCCGCCTTCCATAGATTGCGTCCCACCGTCGAAGGCAAACTGGCCGGAGAGAGAGCCATCGGAATCCACAAAGGATCTTTTTCGGTTGCATCCCGCAACCACGCAGTACGGGCCGCTAGCAACAACTACTAGTTCCAGAGCGAGGAACCCTCGTGAAGACTTTTCAGTGTCCACTGCGGCGTGCATATTGAGGGCCAGCCGGTGCCGCCACGCAGTTACAATTCTAACCTTGACAAGCAACCGCCATCGGGAGGTCCGCCTATGCCCTATCCAGCACGACCCCGACTAGGTCGGATTCCGCGTTCGCACCTCCACGTATAGTAGCATGAGTTCTCTGGCTAGCACGACATAAGCAACAAGCTGGGTCGCTCCACGATGGGAAGATGTCGGGCAAACGTCAGGAGGGACTATCGGAGGACCGATGGGGTAGTAGCTGCAACGTATCTCATGGGTGGGTGGGGGGGAGAGGCACGCCTCATCGGCGGGAACAAGTGCCCTGTCGTCGTTTTCATTGGGACCGACCAGAGCTTTGCTGGTGGACGCCGTCCAATGACGGGAGACGTCGAGGGGCAAAGGAAGGTGGTGGCGGGAGCTTAGGGTTACTCCCCCGAGCTCAGGATCCCAACTTCATGAGTAAACAATCATTTGGTTTTAGTTTACCAAGAAATTTTCCCTGCCGCTCAAACCCTAGCCTAAAGTCACTACTATACCTAAGAGATTCATCCTCACTTTCTTATTTATCTTGACATGCACCTATCCACATCACCAAGTCGGTTCATCATGTAAAAACATTTCCCACTAACTCTTCATGTGCATGCTCCCACTAATGCTATATGCGCATGCACACTGCCACAGATAACCGTTTTTTGTGCACTCTCAAGCAGCACATTATCCTAAGTTTCTTCTGCCGTCTGTATATGTCTTATGTCATCCGATCCACTCCAAATGTCTAGCATGAGTCCTTGTCCAACCATTTGGGTAGACTTCACGCATGGTTAATGTGATCATCTAGTTCTACAATCCCAAACGACCATGTTTTCTCATTCCCATTCTCTTGCACATCATGTCCATGTCTCCCCCACAGACCATATAATTGCGTTAGGTGCCTTTGTTGCGTCGAACCACCAGTGTTCCGAGCAATCTTTTAATCCCAACTTGATTACATTGGGTACAAAGAGGTAGTTCATCAAgttttttttttttcattttaagAATGCACTATACTCATGCCATTTTAATATCCCAATTTGGTTCCATTGCATACATCCATGTACCTCATCAGGCTTTTTTATGACGGaactaagagcaactctagcagaccccgcatttTGCCGACCTGTAAAATGTGTTTGCAGGTCGCACGGGGGCGGTTATGCAGGCCGAAATTTGCGGCGGCATACTAGAAACCGCAAACAAATCCCTAAATTAAAAAAAATGTTTCGCGTGACAAATTTAAGCAACAGCTCGCCGGAGCTCGCTCGCATAGATGGTTCTTCTTCGCATAATAAGTTCATACACGCCACATACATACATAAAGGTTAGATATGCTAGACAGGGCCTACGCTGCTGCACCACTGCAACAAAATTGAGCTCACCGGAGCTCCTGCGGTAGCTGCCCACCGGCGGCGATCAGTCGGAGTCGGAGGAGTCGGAGTCGAGGTCGACGAAGAGCTTCGCCTGCTCCTCCTTCATCACGCGCAGGTCGGCCTCCTTCGATGCGTGCGCCTGCGATGCCGTGAGGCCCGTCTCGAGGAAGAGCCGCTCGTACTCGAGCTCGCGCCGGATGCGCTCTTCCATCTCCTCCTGATCCCTCGCCGACCGCTCGAGGACGACGCGCTCGAGGAGCTCCTCCTGCCCCGGTGGGAGGTAGTCCTCGGGTCCGATGACGCCTCGGCGCGGCGGCGCATCGGGCACGGCCTCCTCCGGATCCCTCTTCACCGGAACAAGCCGCGAGCACGATGCGCCCGCGGATGAGCACCCCGCGGACCCGTGGCCGGATGTGCTCTCCGCGGACCAGTTGCCAGAGGAGGCGCGATGGCGACGAGCGCGCTCGAGCTCTAACTCGTCGAGCTCGCGCCGGTTGAATGCCAGCGGCGGCCGGGCACCCTGGTTGAGCCACCGACGCGCCCCCCGCTTGCGCGCGGCGTCAGatctggcgcggcggcggcgctccgccTCATCCCCCGAGTCGGCCATGGTGGTTCaaggctcgccggcggcgagaaatCGAGCGGCGCGGTGGGGAATTGGAGGGGAACGCGGCGGCGGGAGGATAGGGTTTCGACCCGCATCTGCCCCGCAAACCCGCAGTTATAATGGCTCGGGGGTTGCGTTTGCGGGCTGTGGCAAAAAAATTACGGGCTGGACACCGATGCGGGCTTTGGTCTGGCCAGAAAAATGGGTCGAGCCCGTATAATCGTCGGAATTATGCGGGTTTGCGCCGGATGCaaggtctgctagagttgctctaagccTCACCTAATGGGGAAGCATGCATGGTTGTGCAGCGGACAAGACAAAACAAAGAAAACTAGTGCTACCTAGGTATATTGTGGTGAATGGCTGTAGTAGCATGCACATGGTTGATCCGATGGGAAGCATAATTTACTCAACATTGGGCCTGATGATTTATAAGCAACCTTCAATTTTTATATAAATCAAATTATGAGTGAACTcgtgttttatttttatttacgAACTTTTTATGAGTGCACGTCCGTAGTTGCTATCATTGTTTTAGGTTTAGCCAAGGGTTGAGATGTCTCTACTCAACACTTTTTTCATCTCATATCACGTCATCGATATACTATCAAAGTAATAAATAGTATATCAAAGTAATAAATTAACAGAAAAAATCACACTCATTGTTAGCCTTATGATTTGCATTGTTCTTTTCTCCATTGATCGTGTGGTGCTTCGTAAATCATCTGAAAGCAAATTGTTCATTTAACAGAAACAAATCTTCGTCATTGTGAAAATATCCTCGTGTAGTTTAAAACCTGACTAATTCTACCCTAGAAAAGCATTAACAAAATCTATCTAACTCTTATGCCATTTGATTGTACATGAAATGTATAGAGATGTTTTCCATTTGTTCGATTTATTTATTATTTTCTATTTTGAGGTTCATTTTATCTTATCCACACTCTGTGCAACAAGTCGCTTGGGGTGAGCAACTGAAGTTGCACGTTCGCGTATTGATGCACAACTACATGTCAATTGGTCACGCGCAACTAGAGTTTCACGCCCAACTGCTTTTCATTTTTAAAATACAAGGTGATATTTTGTAAacacacattgaacatttttcaaaGACATGTCAAATATTTTTCTAAATACATTGTGAATATTTTCTAAACGTGTTGAACATTTCCTAAGATACAAGCCGACATTTTTAAATACACGATGAAAATGTTCTTAGCACACTTTTCTTTCAAAACATGTCAAACACACTCTAAAATCTAAATGCATGGTCAAGATTTTTTAAATACGTTGAGCATTTTGGATGATATAGAATGAATATTTTTACATACATCATGATCATTTTTAAGGACATTATGATTTTTATGTTCTTTCCCAAAAATACAAACATTTTATGATACATATACAATCACGTTATAATGCACAATGAGTAAACTTTCAATGCAGGATGATTATTTTTAAAATAGTACAATGGATATATTTTAGAACACGATGCTTTCTAAAAATATATCATGCACATTCAAGGTAAATAATTTTTAAATAAACGTTGAACATGTTTAATAGAGAACGAACACTTTCCAATATATGGTTAAATATTTTGAATTACAATATGAATATTTCAAAAAACACAATGAATTtttaaatacatgagaaacagcTTTTAAATTTTCCGCTGAACATTCTCTTAATACACAATGAAAACTTTTTAAAAGTGTCCACACATTTAGGAAAATGGTTTATGTAACTATAGAAAGTGATAACGCATGATGACCATTTTTATGATACACGAAAAACATGTTTGATTTCTctatgaatattttttcagtgcACGACAAACAAGATTTTAAATACACGCTGATTTTTCAATATGTGTCGATTTGTTttaacatgctgaacatcttttAACACACATATAATATTTTTCGAATACATATGCACTTTTTTTATATCCACAAACATTTCTTCGATGTACCTGAACATTATATTTTTTAGCTCGTGTATTTTATCCAAAAGAATAGAAAAACATAAAAAATGTAATTAAAACCCA
This sequence is a window from Aegilops tauschii subsp. strangulata cultivar AL8/78 chromosome 7, Aet v6.0, whole genome shotgun sequence. Protein-coding genes within it:
- the LOC109765164 gene encoding F-box/FBD/LRR-repeat protein At1g13570-like, whose translation is MDAEQLLTYIYTCLPEPPVSDTARLAARRAAPYHDVDRISGLSDALLHDIVSRLPFKDAARTAVLATRWRRVWLSAPLVVVDNHLLDHWPPTRADAPAVTAAVSRALAAHPGPFRCVHLVSSHMDGYPAQLKRWLRLLAAKGVQELVLVNRPCPRQVPLPGTLFRIGTLTRLYVGVWKFPDVACLGDASFPNLRELGIFSVAMEKGDIKAVVARSPVLEILNIQGSVKGLGLHLISQSLRCVQICDSVMENIVVVDTPRLERLILYKVRGSLNPASVLRTGIKIGNAPKLEMLGYLEPGKYVLQAGDTIIMPGMKPSASTMFTSVTILSLNVRFGVHDDANMVATFLKCFPNASSLHIRCEQCDESTGKFEPKFWEEVGPIVSVMLRIGVMTIREFRGEEGEMAFLKYFFTNARALKYAAMIFPNPSFSSISKNYACSKANYLTSLNWATQGCGFMVYGSSDPEGGRPWCFKTGAEFSRDPFSW